A stretch of DNA from Pseudomonadales bacterium:
CGGCTGGGGGCCAGCATGGCCTGGTTGTGGCGTTGATGAGAGGTGACGTACATGATGGTGTCCTGCCCAGGTGTTGTCGACTGATTTACATCCGGCGCTCTTGCGTTGGCGCTTCTGTCAGCGCGCAGTCTGCCAGGGTCTGTGGAACGGGTGCTTGAGGAATTCAGGAAGAATTCTGGATGCGTAACAGAACGAGACCATTGTCACTGCGTGTTGGAGATGGTCCGCTCGCTCGTGGGTGGTAAACAACGGGCTTTGACCAGGAAGCGGCATTCTGCAAGGCTGGTGGATTCGAATGGGGACACCGGTTATGTTGAGCTGGAAGATCGGCGCTGTGAAGGTGACTCAGATTGTGGAACTCACCACGGCGTCCTTAGGGCCCCACCTTCTGCCCCAGGCCACGCCGGAACGGATGCTCGCCCGACCCTGGCTGGCGCCCTTCATCGATGAGGCCGGCCGCATTGTCCTGAGCATGCACGCGCTGGTGGTGGAATCGGCGGGTCGGGTGCTCATGGTCGACACCTGCATCGGCAACGACAAGGTTCGCAGCTATCCGCGCTGGAATCGCATGCAGGGCGACTTCCTCACCCGCCTGGCGGCCGCTGGATTTCCCCCGGAACGCATCGACACGGTGTTGTGCACTCACATGCACGTCGATCACGTGGGCTGGAATACCCGGCTGGTCGACGGGGTCTGGCAACCCACATTTCCGGGGGCGCGCTACCTGTTCGGGGACACCGAGTGGGAACACTGGCGGGCGGAGCCCCAGGAATACGGTCCGGTGATCGAGGATTCGGTGCAGCCCATCTTCGACGCCGGACTCGCGGATCTGGTGGCGGTGGATCACCGGGTTACCGATGAGGTATGGCTCGAGCCCACTCCGGGACACACACCCGGCCATGTCAGTGTGCGGATAGCGTCCCGGGGTGAAGAGGCAGTGATCACCGGTGACATGATTCACCATCCCTGTCAGATCGCCGAGCCGGGCTGGTCGAGTCTGGCGGACTGGGACTCCCAGATGAGCGCCGACACCCGCGTGCATTTCCTCGCCCGCAATGCGGATCGCCCGATACTGGTGATCGGTACCCACTTCGCAGCCCCCACCGCCGGACATATCGTCCGCGATGGTGACAGCTACCGCCTGGACTACTGAGCCGATGGCTGAGCGCAACATCAGGGAAGCGCTGGCGGTTGCCGACTTCCGCTGGCTGTGGATCGGCAGCCTGGGTTCTTCCTTCGCGATGAACATGCAGATCATCGCCCGGGGGTGGCTCGTCTACACCCTGACTTCCTCGGCGCTGGATCTGGCCTGGGTGACCCTGTCCTTCATGCTGCCCACGGTGGCCCTGTCCCTGCCCGGTGGTGTCCTGGCCGATCGGATGCCCAAGCGGGCGATCATTGCCATCGCCCAGACCATGAACTGTCTGGCCACCATTCTGATGGGCCTGATCATCATCACCGGCAACATATCCTTCTGGGATTTCATCTGGTTCGGCTTCTTCAACGGTTCGGTACTTGCGCTGTCCATGCCCGCCCGTCAGGCCTTCGTGCCTGAGCTGATACCGGAGAAGCTGATCTTCACCGCGATGGCGCTGAATACCACGAGCTGGAATCTTTCCCGCATTCTCGGCCCGGCGCTCGCAGGCTTTCTGATCGCCCTGTTTGCCGCCGGGGATACCAGTTCGGCATACGGAGTGGGCATCGTCTACTTCATGATCGCGGCGCTGTACTTCATTTCCGCGGTCACCATCATGATGGTGCGCAGGAAGGGTCTGAGTGTGCAGCAGAGTGTGCAGGTGAGCGCGCTTGGCGACATGGTGGACGGTCTGCGCTATGTAGTGGCGAATCCGCCCATACTCGGTCTCATCCTGCTGTCGCTGGTGCCCTTCCTGTTCGGGATGCCGCTCAACACGCTGCTGCCTGCCTTCAACGAAGACATCCTCGCGGGTGGTCCGGACGATCTCGGGCTGCTGATGTCGGCGATGGGTGCGGGTGCGATCAGCGGCTCTCTCATGCTGGCCTGGACGGGCGACATGCGGAACAAGGCCACATGGCTCATCGCAACCTGTCTGGGGTGGGGGGCTTTCACCAGTGCCTTCGGCCTGTCCCGGACCGTGCTGATGGCGTCGCTGCTGGTTGCGGTGATCGGTTTCATCAGCGCCTGGAACATGTCACTCAACCGTGGTCTGCTGCAGATGCAGGTGGCCAACCACATGCGTGGCCGGATCATGAGCATTGACATGATGTCGCACGGCCTGATGCCGCTCGGGGTGATTCCCATCAGTCTGATCGCTGAGGCCTGGGATGTGGCCGTGGCGCTGGTGGTGGCGGGTGGGGTGTTTGTGGGCAGCGTCCTGCTGCTCGCGCTGGTGTCGCGTTCGGTACGTCAGGTGGACGATCCGATGCCCACCGAAGTCCGTCCGCCGCCTTTCGAAGAGGTGCTGTAGACTCGGATCTGTTGCTTCCAGGGACCTGTCTATATGTACTGGGATCTGCTGATTCGGGGTGCCCGGGTGTTCGATGGCGCCGGTTCACCTGGCCGTCTGCGTGATGTGGCGATCAGGGACGGGCGGATTGCCGCATTCGGGGAGTCAGCCCCGGACGGAGGTGCGGGTGGACTGCCGGTCAGCGCGGCAGCGAAGGTGGAAGACGCCTCCGGTGCCTGGATGCTGCCCGGTCTGATCGACATTCATACCCACGAAGATCTGGAAGTGGAACTTGCACCCGGCCTGCCGGAGGTCGTGCGCCATGGCACCACCAGTGTGATCGTCGGCAACTGCAGTATCGGCATGGCGTTCGGCGCCCAGCGCACGCCGGAACAGGACCCGATCGTGGACTGCTTTGCCCGGGTAGAGAACATTCCCAAGACCGTGTTGCGCAAAGCGGCGGATCAGGCCGACTGGACCACGCCCGCGGAATATCTGGCGCATCTCGACAGTCTGCCGCTGGCCGCGAGCATGGCGCCTCTGCTGCCACATTCCATGCTGCGCATCGAGGTCATGGGACTGGCCGCGAGCATCAGCCGGGATCCGAGCGCGGCGGAACTAAACGCCATGGTCGGCAAGCTCGAACGGGCCATGGAGGATGGCTACATCGGCTTTTCCACCGACGGTCTGCCGTTGCACTTCCTCGCCAGCAGGGCCCATCTGGAGAAACGGATTCCCACCCAGTACGCGCGCTACGATGAGTACAAGGCGCTCACCGATGTGGTGCGCCGTCATGGCCGGGTCTGGCAGATGACACCGGCAACCGACGACCCGGCGCTGACCCTCAAGCTGTTTCTGCTCACCAGCGGCCGTGGCCGGCAGCGTCCGCTGAAGATCACCGCGCTGGCCGCCCTCGACAGCGCCATCAACCGGATGCAGCTCAGTCAGGCACTGAATTTCTCCCGGCTGCTGAATTCGAAGCTGGTGCAGGGTCATTTCCGCATGCAGGCGCTGGCGGCGCCGTTCAAGGTGTTCAGCGAAGGGGTGGTGAGTCCGCTGGCGGAAGCGGATCCACTCATGCGCCGGCTGATTCAGACCGAACTCGATGATGTGGAAGCGCGCCGCGCCATTCTCAGCGATGCGGATTTCGTGGCCGCGTTCCGCGAGATGTGGGGGCGGGGCAAGTCCGGTTTCAATATTGCCCACCTGCGCCGGCGGTTGCGTCTTGAAAATGCTTTCATGACCCGGGATCTGAACGATCATGTGATCTACCGCTGTCCGGTGGGCGCCTGGGTCGGACTGACCATGGCGGAGGTGTATGTGCGCTACCGTTCCTGGTGCACGCGTACTGCGAACCCGGGTGATCTGGAATCGATCGGCGGCGCCCTCGATGGGCAGTCAGACACCGATGCGGAATCCGGCGCCTTCA
This window harbors:
- a CDS encoding MBL fold metallo-hydrolase → MGTPVMLSWKIGAVKVTQIVELTTASLGPHLLPQATPERMLARPWLAPFIDEAGRIVLSMHALVVESAGRVLMVDTCIGNDKVRSYPRWNRMQGDFLTRLAAAGFPPERIDTVLCTHMHVDHVGWNTRLVDGVWQPTFPGARYLFGDTEWEHWRAEPQEYGPVIEDSVQPIFDAGLADLVAVDHRVTDEVWLEPTPGHTPGHVSVRIASRGEEAVITGDMIHHPCQIAEPGWSSLADWDSQMSADTRVHFLARNADRPILVIGTHFAAPTAGHIVRDGDSYRLDY
- a CDS encoding amidohydrolase family protein produces the protein MYWDLLIRGARVFDGAGSPGRLRDVAIRDGRIAAFGESAPDGGAGGLPVSAAAKVEDASGAWMLPGLIDIHTHEDLEVELAPGLPEVVRHGTTSVIVGNCSIGMAFGAQRTPEQDPIVDCFARVENIPKTVLRKAADQADWTTPAEYLAHLDSLPLAASMAPLLPHSMLRIEVMGLAASISRDPSAAELNAMVGKLERAMEDGYIGFSTDGLPLHFLASRAHLEKRIPTQYARYDEYKALTDVVRRHGRVWQMTPATDDPALTLKLFLLTSGRGRQRPLKITALAALDSAINRMQLSQALNFSRLLNSKLVQGHFRMQALAAPFKVFSEGVVSPLAEADPLMRRLIQTELDDVEARRAILSDADFVAAFREMWGRGKSGFNIAHLRRRLRLENAFMTRDLNDHVIYRCPVGAWVGLTMAEVYVRYRSWCTRTANPGDLESIGGALDGQSDTDAESGAFTALGADLREEADFFLALLRHFDRDLHWHYVSANRNPEVIRRLLLNPLLLPGFNDSGAHVTNMAYYDGNLRALRIALEDSEATFSTMVKRLTREPAEFFGLDAGRIDIGSRADITLIRPEALRKYDGDAGIQYIYRDVFDCHQLVNRSDGVVAAVYIAGTKVWTGDAFTPEFGTRKLGGALRAQARGPV
- a CDS encoding MFS transporter produces the protein MAERNIREALAVADFRWLWIGSLGSSFAMNMQIIARGWLVYTLTSSALDLAWVTLSFMLPTVALSLPGGVLADRMPKRAIIAIAQTMNCLATILMGLIIITGNISFWDFIWFGFFNGSVLALSMPARQAFVPELIPEKLIFTAMALNTTSWNLSRILGPALAGFLIALFAAGDTSSAYGVGIVYFMIAALYFISAVTIMMVRRKGLSVQQSVQVSALGDMVDGLRYVVANPPILGLILLSLVPFLFGMPLNTLLPAFNEDILAGGPDDLGLLMSAMGAGAISGSLMLAWTGDMRNKATWLIATCLGWGAFTSAFGLSRTVLMASLLVAVIGFISAWNMSLNRGLLQMQVANHMRGRIMSIDMMSHGLMPLGVIPISLIAEAWDVAVALVVAGGVFVGSVLLLALVSRSVRQVDDPMPTEVRPPPFEEVL